AGACTTAACGGTCTGCCTAGAAGACGTACATAAACATCATAATCTCTCAGCTATTGTAAGAAGTGCTGATGCAGTAGGTTGCCATCATGTGCATGCTGTATGGCCAGAAAATCAAAAATGGCTGACCAATAATACCTCTGGCGGCAGTAAAAACTGGCTAGAAACACACCTGCATAAAAATATTGATGATGCTGCTGCAATGATGCGAAAGCACAATCCCGATGTACAAATATTAGCAACACACTTGAGCGAAGATGCTGTAGATTTTAGAGAAATAGATTACACAAAACCCACCGCTATCATCGTTGGCCAAGAAAAAACGGGAATTTCTGAACACGCACTAAAGCACGCCGATCAAAATATTATTATTCCTATGCAAGGCATGGTGCAATCACTTAATGTATCAGTAGCTGCTGCACTTATTTTATTTGAAGCACAGCATCAACGAGAAAAAGCAGGGCTATATAAGCGCGATATGCTAAGTGAGGAAATAAAACACCCTATGTATTTTGAAGGGTATCACTCAGTTATTGCGAAACAATGTAGATTAAAAAACCTACCTTACCCACCACTCGATGAAGAAGGTGAAATAGTCGCTAATGAGCAGTTTTGGCACGCTTTAAAACATGCTTGATGCTTAGCAAACCTGTGAGTACACTTAACTCATTCACAAATAAACAAATTTGAGTCTACATTGTCTAAACCTAGCTTAAGCCAATACCCTATTACAGAACTGAAAGGGGTAGGTCCCAAAATGGCCGAGCGCCTACAAAAGTTAGGTATAGCTACCGTGCAAGATATGCTCTTTCATTTGCCTTTACGCTATGAAGATCGCACCCGTATTTATGCTATTAATGATGTTACTTTACACAGCCACTGCACTGTTGAGGCGACAATAGAAACAAGCCAAGTGACCTTTGGTAAACGTCGTATGCTCGTTGTGCAAATAAACGATGGTACAGGTAGACTTACTTTACGGTTTTTTAATTTTACTGCTGCGCAAAAAAATGCGTTTAGTAGTGGGAAGGTAATTCGCTGTTTTGGCGAAATTAGGCGTGGCCGTGTTGGCTTTGAAATGAGCCATCCAGAATATAGTATTAGCGACACACCCAATGAGCAGCCAACAGCAACAACACTCACACCTGTTTATTCAACAACCGAAGGGCTAAAGCAATTATCAATTAGAGGCTTAAGCGAGCAAGCAATAAACTTACTGCACAAATATTCAGTAGAAGAGCTTATTCCTGAAAAGTGGCAACCTTCACATATGCAACTTTCTGACGCTTTACTGTTACTTCATCGCCCACCTAATGACGTAGATGTAATTTCACTTGAGCAAGGTACTCACCCTGCGCAGCAGCGCTTAGTGTTTGAAGAACTACTTGCACAAAACCTAAGCTTATTAAAGGTACGCGAGCAAGGACAACAAGTAAGTGCAGTTTCCCTAAGCCCTACAAATACATTAGAGAGCGAATTTTTAGCACAACTCCCTTTTGCGCCAACCAATGCACAAAATAGAGTGGTAGCCGAAATAAAAGGGGACTTACAACATACCTATCCCATGATGCGATTAGTGCAAGGTGATGTAGGCTCAGGTAAAACACTTGTAGCAGCATTAAGCGCGTTAACAGCAATAGCACAAGGTTTTCAAGCTGCCCTAATGGCACCTACAGAAATCCTCTCTGAGCAACATGGTATTAATTTCAAACATTGGTTTGAAGCACTAGGGATTAATGTAGCCTGGCTTGGTGGTAAAACAAAAGGTAAAGAGCGCATTACTACGCTTGAAAAAATAGCCTCAGGAGAGGCGCAAATGATAGTAGGTACACACGCTTTATTTCAAGATGAAGTAAAGTTCAATAACCTTGTGCTTATCATCATTGATGAACAACACCGTTTTGGTGTTCATCAACGGCTCTCACTGCGTGAAAAAGGGAAATTTGGTCAGTGCTACCCTCATCAGCTAGTTATGACTGCAACCCCCATTCCGCGCACATTAGCTATGACGGCTTATGCCGATTTAGAAACCTCAGTGATAGATGAGTTACCACCTGGGCGCACACCTATAACCACTGTGGCCATTCCTGATACACGCCGAGACGATATAATAAACCGCGTTAAACTTGCCTGTAATGAACAAGGCAGGCAAGTTTATTGGGTATGTACCCTCATTGACGAATCAGAGGCCTTACAATGCCAAGCAGCAGAAGACAGCGCATTACAATTAAAAGAGGCATTACCAGATCTTAATGTCGGATTAGTTCATGGCCGCATGAAAGCCGCTGAGAAACAAGCAATCATGAGCGACTTTAAAGCAGGCAATATTCACGTACTTGTTGCAACAACAGTAATAGAGGTAGGTGTAGACGTACCCAATGCCAGTTTAATTATCATAGAGAACCCTGAGCGCTTAGGCTTAGCACAATTACATCAATTACGCGGGCGCGTAGGACGAGGAGCAACCGCTTCGCATTGCGTACTGTTATATCACGCCCCTCTTTCTCACACCGCTCAAAAACGTTTAGGTGTATTAAGAGACAGTAATGATGGCTTTGTCATCGCAGAGCGTGATTTAGAAATACGTGGTCCAGGTGAAGTGCTCGGCACTAAACAAACTGGCTTAGCAGAATTTAAAATAGCGGATCTTACTCGAGATAAACACACACTAAATCAAGTCAGACCTATTGCACAGCAAATGCTAAAACAAAACCCCGACCTTATAGACCCTTTAATTCATCGCTGGTTAGGTAATAAATCTAATTACGCTCAGGCGTAATTATTCTAAATACTTACGATTTGTCTTTAGCTTGTTCTACTAATGTTAAAAGATTCCCTAAATACCTGCGAAATAGCTATCTGAATGCCTTACTCTATCCGCGTGTTTAGATTGACGTGTATTGTGTGTGCGCATTTCATTTTTCTGCAGAGGTAACAAACCGACTATTTCTAATCGGGCTTTCTCTTATTTGGAGCCTGCGATGTCGTGGTGCCCACAGAGGTGGAGAGTTACATAGCAAAGTACTCTTAATGTTTTTAATGGGATTCACTGGGCACTGAGGTGGTCGTCGCGTTCTTTTACCCGCAGGTTTCGTGATACTCAACCCACGCTACGAAGTACAGGTTGACGCTGCGCAGCTGATAACTGATGGCTGATAGCTAATAGCTAATATTTTCACTTTCCTTAAGACGCAAAAAAGCCGCTTCATTTCTGAAGCGGCTTTCTTTTATTTGGAGCCTGGCAATGTCCTACTTTCACATAGCAAATGCTACACTATCATCGGCGCTGTTTCGTTTCACTACTGAGTTCGGCATGGGGTCAGGTGGGTCCAAAACGCTATGGTTACCAAGCAAATTTGGGCGTTAATACGTATTTCTACGTACTAACTAAATCTGGAAAATATCTGATAATATTTTTTAAGTCTTTCTAAGTAATATCTACTTTAGTTATATTAACTTCTGTCTAAACTGTCGCATAAAACGCGTTTGGCGTTGTATGGTTAAGCCTCACGGGTAATTAGTACAGGTTAGCTTAATGGCTCACACCACTTCCACATCCTGCCTA
The genomic region above belongs to Pseudoalteromonas sp. MM1 and contains:
- the trmH gene encoding tRNA (guanosine(18)-2'-O)-methyltransferase TrmH codes for the protein MQQNRYQRIKDVLSRRQTDLTVCLEDVHKHHNLSAIVRSADAVGCHHVHAVWPENQKWLTNNTSGGSKNWLETHLHKNIDDAAAMMRKHNPDVQILATHLSEDAVDFREIDYTKPTAIIVGQEKTGISEHALKHADQNIIIPMQGMVQSLNVSVAAALILFEAQHQREKAGLYKRDMLSEEIKHPMYFEGYHSVIAKQCRLKNLPYPPLDEEGEIVANEQFWHALKHA
- the recG gene encoding ATP-dependent DNA helicase RecG; amino-acid sequence: MSKPSLSQYPITELKGVGPKMAERLQKLGIATVQDMLFHLPLRYEDRTRIYAINDVTLHSHCTVEATIETSQVTFGKRRMLVVQINDGTGRLTLRFFNFTAAQKNAFSSGKVIRCFGEIRRGRVGFEMSHPEYSISDTPNEQPTATTLTPVYSTTEGLKQLSIRGLSEQAINLLHKYSVEELIPEKWQPSHMQLSDALLLLHRPPNDVDVISLEQGTHPAQQRLVFEELLAQNLSLLKVREQGQQVSAVSLSPTNTLESEFLAQLPFAPTNAQNRVVAEIKGDLQHTYPMMRLVQGDVGSGKTLVAALSALTAIAQGFQAALMAPTEILSEQHGINFKHWFEALGINVAWLGGKTKGKERITTLEKIASGEAQMIVGTHALFQDEVKFNNLVLIIIDEQHRFGVHQRLSLREKGKFGQCYPHQLVMTATPIPRTLAMTAYADLETSVIDELPPGRTPITTVAIPDTRRDDIINRVKLACNEQGRQVYWVCTLIDESEALQCQAAEDSALQLKEALPDLNVGLVHGRMKAAEKQAIMSDFKAGNIHVLVATTVIEVGVDVPNASLIIIENPERLGLAQLHQLRGRVGRGATASHCVLLYHAPLSHTAQKRLGVLRDSNDGFVIAERDLEIRGPGEVLGTKQTGLAEFKIADLTRDKHTLNQVRPIAQQMLKQNPDLIDPLIHRWLGNKSNYAQA